Proteins encoded within one genomic window of Mycolicibacterium monacense:
- the fadD8 gene encoding fatty-acid--CoA ligase FadD8 produces MSDQLRHFLHSGHLTVGALKRHKDRPVLFLGDTTMTGGELADRISQYIQAFEALGAGTGAAVGLLSLNRPEVLMIIGAGQTQGYRRTALHPLGSLDDHAYVLSDAGVTSLIIDPNPMFVERALGLLEKVPSLKQVLTIGPVPEELSEVAVDLSAEAAKYPAKPLVAADLPPDHIGGLTYTGGTTGKPKGVIGTTQSITTMTTVQLAEWEWPENPRFLMCTPLSHAGAAFFTPVIVKGGELIVLTKFDPAEVLRVIEEQKITATMLVPSMIYALMDHPDSHTRDLSSLETVYYGASAMNPVRLKEAIRRFGPIFAQYYGQSEAPMVITYLSKKEHDDKRLTSCGRPTLFARVALLGEDGQPVPQGEVGEICVSGPLLSGGYWNLPDATAETFRDGWMHTGDLAREDEDGFYFIVDRTKDMIVTGGFNVFPREVEDVVAEHPLVAQVCVIGTPDEKWGEAVTAVVVLRPDADSSGEAVATMTAEIQAAVKERKGSVHVPKQVVVAESVPITALGKPDKKAVRAQFWEGAGRAVG; encoded by the coding sequence GGTGAGCTCGCCGACCGCATCAGCCAGTACATCCAGGCGTTCGAGGCGCTCGGCGCGGGTACGGGCGCGGCCGTCGGCCTGCTCTCGCTCAACCGGCCCGAGGTGCTGATGATCATCGGCGCCGGCCAGACGCAGGGCTACCGCCGCACCGCACTACACCCTCTAGGCTCGCTGGACGATCACGCCTACGTGCTGTCCGACGCCGGGGTGACGTCGCTGATCATCGATCCCAACCCGATGTTCGTCGAGCGGGCGCTGGGCCTGCTGGAGAAGGTTCCGTCGCTCAAGCAGGTCCTCACGATTGGCCCGGTCCCGGAGGAGTTGTCCGAGGTCGCGGTCGATCTGAGCGCCGAGGCGGCCAAATACCCGGCCAAACCCCTGGTGGCCGCGGATCTGCCGCCCGACCACATCGGCGGGCTGACCTACACCGGCGGCACCACCGGCAAACCCAAGGGCGTCATCGGCACGACCCAGTCGATCACCACCATGACGACCGTCCAACTGGCCGAATGGGAGTGGCCGGAGAACCCGCGGTTCCTGATGTGCACGCCGCTGTCGCACGCCGGTGCGGCGTTCTTCACCCCGGTCATCGTCAAGGGCGGCGAGCTGATCGTGCTGACGAAGTTCGACCCGGCCGAGGTGCTGCGCGTCATCGAGGAGCAGAAGATCACCGCGACGATGCTCGTGCCGTCGATGATCTACGCGCTGATGGACCACCCGGATTCGCACACCCGCGACCTGTCGTCGCTGGAGACGGTGTACTACGGCGCCTCGGCGATGAACCCGGTGCGCCTGAAGGAGGCGATCCGGCGGTTCGGCCCGATCTTCGCGCAGTACTACGGCCAGTCCGAGGCGCCGATGGTGATCACCTACCTGTCGAAGAAGGAGCACGACGACAAGCGGCTGACGTCATGTGGCCGCCCGACGCTCTTCGCGCGGGTGGCGCTGCTCGGCGAGGACGGGCAGCCGGTCCCGCAGGGCGAGGTCGGGGAGATCTGTGTCTCCGGTCCGCTGCTGTCGGGCGGCTACTGGAACCTGCCCGACGCGACGGCCGAGACCTTCCGGGACGGCTGGATGCACACCGGTGACCTGGCCCGCGAGGACGAGGACGGCTTCTACTTCATCGTCGACCGCACCAAGGACATGATCGTCACCGGCGGCTTCAACGTCTTCCCGCGCGAGGTGGAGGACGTCGTCGCCGAACATCCCCTGGTCGCGCAGGTGTGCGTGATCGGCACCCCCGACGAGAAGTGGGGTGAGGCCGTCACGGCCGTGGTGGTGCTGCGGCCCGACGCCGACTCCTCCGGAGAGGCCGTGGCGACGATGACCGCCGAGATCCAGGCGGCAGTCAAGGAGCGCAAGGGCTCGGTGCACGTGCCCAAGCAGGTGGTCGTCGCCGAGTCGGTGCCGATCACCGCGCTGGGCAAGCCCGACAAGAAGGCGGTGCGGGCGCAGTTCTGGGAGGGCGCAGGGCGAGCCGTCGGCTGA
- a CDS encoding HAD family hydrolase, giving the protein MAEMTVRAALFDFSGTLFRLEEDESWFTGIEVDNREVDGHVQAELLRRLTAPTGRSVHMTPEADHAWVNRDLAPHLHREAYLHVLRESGLADHHAEQLYRRVVDPSSWTPYPDTADVLAGLRRRGVRTAVVSNIAFDVRPAFAAIGADRDVDEFVLSFEVGATKPAPEIFTAALTRLGVDAADAVMVGDSDEADGGARAVGCQFVLVDPLPTTERPTGLRDALTLVGLEV; this is encoded by the coding sequence ATGGCTGAGATGACTGTGCGCGCGGCGTTGTTCGACTTCTCCGGAACACTCTTCCGTCTCGAGGAGGACGAGAGCTGGTTCACCGGTATCGAGGTCGACAACCGGGAGGTCGACGGCCACGTCCAGGCCGAGTTGCTGCGCCGCCTGACCGCGCCGACCGGGCGGTCGGTGCACATGACCCCGGAGGCCGACCACGCATGGGTCAACCGCGACCTCGCCCCACATCTGCACCGCGAGGCCTACCTCCACGTGCTGCGCGAGTCGGGGCTCGCCGACCACCACGCCGAACAGCTCTACCGGCGGGTGGTCGACCCATCGTCGTGGACGCCCTACCCCGACACCGCCGACGTGCTCGCCGGCCTGCGCCGCCGAGGTGTGAGGACCGCGGTGGTGTCGAACATCGCGTTCGACGTGCGGCCGGCGTTCGCGGCGATCGGCGCCGACCGTGACGTCGACGAATTCGTGCTGTCCTTCGAGGTCGGCGCCACCAAACCGGCACCCGAGATCTTCACCGCCGCCCTGACGCGGCTGGGGGTGGACGCCGCCGACGCGGTGATGGTCGGCGACAGCGACGAGGCCGACGGCGGGGCGCGTGCGGTCGGCTGCCAGTTCGTCCTGGTCGACCCGTTACCCACCACCGAACGCCCCACCGGTCTGCGCGATGCGCTGACCCTCGTCGGTCTCGAGGTCTAG
- a CDS encoding nitroreductase family deazaflavin-dependent oxidoreductase: MPEERIRPPWWLKPLNKVVIASTKLGLPIFGKEGPMILTVTGRTSGRPRTTPITPMYVDGKRYVVGGFPGADWVRNARANPEVTLTQNRRDERVRMVEMSVDEARPLLRQFPTLVPTGVDFMKNAGLVTDATPDEFEALAGRCAVFRFDPIT; this comes from the coding sequence ATGCCCGAGGAACGCATCCGGCCGCCGTGGTGGCTGAAACCGCTCAACAAGGTCGTGATCGCCTCGACCAAGCTGGGACTGCCGATCTTCGGTAAGGAGGGGCCGATGATCCTGACCGTCACCGGCCGCACGAGCGGGCGGCCGCGGACCACGCCGATCACCCCGATGTACGTCGACGGGAAACGTTATGTGGTGGGCGGCTTTCCGGGTGCGGACTGGGTGCGCAACGCCCGGGCCAACCCCGAGGTGACGCTCACCCAGAACCGCCGCGATGAGCGGGTGCGGATGGTGGAGATGTCCGTCGACGAGGCCCGGCCGCTGCTGCGGCAGTTCCCCACCCTGGTGCCCACCGGTGTGGACTTCATGAAGAACGCCGGGTTGGTCACCGACGCGACGCCCGACGAGTTCGAGGCGCTGGCCGGCCGCTGCGCCGTCTTCCGCTTCGACCCGATCACGTAG
- a CDS encoding 1,4-dihydroxy-2-naphthoyl-CoA synthase, with translation MSDNPFDPSVWQPVPGFDLTDTTYHRHVVDGVAQPTVRVAFDRPEVRNAFRPHTVDELYRVLDHARMSPDVGVVLLTGNGPSAKDGGWAFCSGGDQRIRGRSGYQYAAGETAETVDPARAGRLHILEVQRLIRFMPKVVICLVNGWAAGGGHSLHVTCDLTLASRQHARFKQTDADVGSFDGGFGSAYLARQTGQKFAREIFFLGRAYDAETMYQMGAVNAVVDHAELESEALQWAAEINGKSPQAVRMLKFSFNLIDDGLVGQQVFAGEATRLAYMTDEAVEGRDAFLEKRDPDWSAFPRYF, from the coding sequence ATGAGCGACAACCCCTTCGACCCGTCAGTCTGGCAACCGGTTCCCGGCTTCGACCTGACCGACACCACCTACCACCGCCACGTCGTCGACGGTGTCGCGCAGCCGACCGTGCGCGTGGCCTTCGACCGGCCCGAGGTGCGCAACGCGTTCCGCCCGCACACCGTCGACGAGTTGTACCGGGTGCTCGACCACGCCCGGATGTCGCCCGATGTCGGCGTGGTGCTGCTCACCGGCAACGGTCCGTCGGCCAAGGACGGCGGCTGGGCGTTCTGCTCCGGCGGCGACCAGCGCATCCGCGGGCGCTCCGGCTACCAGTACGCCGCCGGCGAAACCGCCGAGACGGTCGACCCGGCCCGCGCGGGCCGGCTGCACATCCTCGAGGTGCAGCGCCTCATCCGGTTCATGCCCAAGGTGGTGATCTGCCTGGTCAATGGGTGGGCGGCCGGCGGCGGGCACAGCCTGCACGTCACCTGCGACCTCACCCTGGCCAGCCGCCAGCACGCCCGGTTCAAGCAGACCGACGCCGACGTCGGCAGCTTCGACGGCGGCTTCGGCAGCGCCTACCTCGCACGGCAGACCGGGCAGAAGTTCGCCCGCGAGATCTTCTTCCTCGGCCGCGCCTACGACGCCGAGACGATGTATCAGATGGGCGCGGTCAACGCCGTCGTCGACCACGCCGAACTCGAATCCGAGGCGCTGCAGTGGGCCGCCGAGATCAACGGCAAGTCCCCGCAGGCGGTGCGCATGCTGAAATTCTCGTTCAACCTCATCGACGACGGGTTGGTCGGCCAGCAGGTGTTCGCCGGTGAGGCGACGCGGCTGGCGTACATGACCGACGAGGCCGTCGAGGGACGCGACGCGTTCCTGGAGAAGCGCGACCCGGACTGGTCGGCCTTCCCGCGCTACTTCTGA
- a CDS encoding oxygenase MpaB family protein, with protein MTRQLEQQVELVEPDSLLGRIAGQWTYLPMNGAAFMMQGMHPVIGDITQKYSVALTDPAGRAVRSLDSVQQWIFGGQAAIEEGNRLRRLHQPLQMKDADGKHISALNPDAYAWVIATAYVTTVSAAPLLLGRPFTEAELDELWRDSVRVAKIVQVPMSHFPQTREEYAAYFEKMVAETLVAHPYILEILTEMRKGQVPPTLPAPARWALRKALRPVFAATYLTTVGVMEPEVRDILGITWTDRDQRKLEKTWRFIRTAYRLLPERISYTPLAYHARRHHEVIQKMRRRELKSFV; from the coding sequence ATGACGCGGCAGCTGGAACAACAGGTCGAGCTGGTCGAACCCGATTCCCTGCTGGGCCGTATCGCCGGCCAGTGGACGTACCTGCCGATGAACGGCGCCGCCTTCATGATGCAGGGCATGCACCCGGTGATCGGTGACATCACCCAGAAGTACTCGGTCGCGCTGACCGACCCCGCCGGCCGGGCGGTCCGGTCACTGGATTCGGTGCAGCAGTGGATCTTCGGCGGCCAGGCGGCCATCGAGGAGGGCAACCGGTTACGGCGCCTGCACCAACCGCTGCAGATGAAGGACGCCGACGGTAAGCACATCAGCGCCCTCAATCCCGACGCCTACGCGTGGGTGATCGCCACGGCGTACGTGACCACGGTGTCGGCCGCGCCGCTGCTGCTGGGACGTCCGTTCACCGAGGCCGAACTCGACGAACTGTGGCGCGACAGCGTGCGGGTGGCGAAGATCGTCCAGGTCCCGATGAGCCACTTCCCGCAGACCCGCGAGGAATACGCCGCCTACTTCGAGAAGATGGTCGCCGAAACGCTGGTCGCGCACCCGTACATCCTCGAGATCCTCACCGAGATGCGGAAGGGTCAGGTCCCCCCGACGCTGCCCGCCCCGGCCCGGTGGGCGCTGCGCAAGGCGCTACGGCCGGTGTTCGCCGCGACCTACCTCACCACCGTCGGGGTGATGGAGCCCGAGGTCCGCGACATCCTCGGCATCACCTGGACCGACCGCGACCAGCGCAAGCTGGAGAAGACGTGGCGGTTCATCCGAACCGCGTATCGGCTTCTGCCCGAACGCATCTCGTACACCCCGCTGGCCTACCACGCACGGCGCCACCACGAGGTGATCCAGAAGATGCGCCGCCGCGAGCTGAAGTCGTTCGTGTAG
- a CDS encoding TetR/AcrR family transcriptional regulator, translating into MALADAVEVLLRGDAVTGDATDERILQVAVERFTRFGIARTNADDIAKAARVNRTTLYRRIGTKDDLVIAAMAFEVNRMRAEVVRESEAIDDSVERLLHGFVATLETLRGNRWIQQLIRDGEVQLLLDDDQTLFRAGAAMVAERIRQCWNDIGHDGGDADTIGAILARLIHSFVTVPAAAPVLATTEQIQTFADIYVRALIFSTG; encoded by the coding sequence ATGGCGCTGGCCGACGCTGTCGAGGTACTGCTCCGGGGCGACGCCGTCACCGGTGATGCCACCGACGAGCGGATCCTGCAGGTCGCGGTGGAACGGTTCACCCGGTTCGGCATCGCGCGCACCAACGCCGACGACATCGCGAAGGCGGCCCGGGTCAACCGCACGACGCTGTACCGCCGGATCGGCACCAAGGACGACCTGGTCATCGCGGCGATGGCCTTCGAGGTGAACCGGATGCGCGCCGAGGTGGTGCGCGAATCGGAGGCGATCGACGACAGCGTGGAACGGCTGCTGCACGGGTTCGTGGCCACCCTCGAGACGCTGCGCGGCAACCGGTGGATCCAACAGCTGATCCGTGACGGCGAGGTGCAGCTGCTGCTCGACGACGACCAGACCCTGTTCCGGGCGGGCGCGGCGATGGTGGCCGAGCGAATTCGCCAGTGCTGGAACGACATCGGGCACGACGGCGGCGACGCCGACACCATCGGCGCCATCCTGGCCCGGCTCATTCACTCGTTCGTCACGGTGCCGGCCGCAGCCCCGGTGCTGGCGACCACCGAGCAGATCCAAACCTTTGCCGACATCTACGTGCGGGCGTTGATCTTCTCGACCGGTTGA
- a CDS encoding SDR family oxidoreductase: MSKNPLRRLSDSLMLTSMRPSMAEQFLQPRADVDLTGKRILLTGASSGIGEAAAEKFARRGATVVAVARRQDLLDALVGRISEAGGVAAARACDLSDLDAVDELVADVEERFGGVDILINNAGKSIRRPLAESLDRWHDVERTMTLNYYSPLRLIRGLAPGMIARGEGHIINVATWGVFSEASPLFGVYVASKAALSAVSRVIETEWADKSVHSSTLYYPLVKTPMIAPTREYDRVPGLSPQEAADWMIAAARHRPVRIAPRMAVTARAVDSLAPTWFNAIVKRQQFQPGA, translated from the coding sequence GTGAGCAAGAATCCGTTGCGTCGGCTGTCGGACAGCCTGATGCTGACGAGCATGCGGCCGTCGATGGCCGAACAGTTCCTGCAACCGCGCGCGGACGTCGACCTCACCGGTAAGCGCATCCTGCTGACCGGCGCCTCGTCGGGTATCGGCGAGGCCGCCGCGGAGAAGTTCGCCCGGCGCGGCGCCACGGTCGTCGCGGTGGCCCGCCGCCAGGATCTGCTCGACGCACTGGTCGGCCGGATCTCCGAGGCCGGTGGCGTCGCCGCGGCCCGGGCGTGCGACCTGTCCGACCTCGACGCCGTCGACGAGCTGGTGGCCGACGTGGAGGAGCGGTTCGGCGGCGTCGACATCCTGATCAACAACGCGGGCAAGTCAATTCGCCGTCCGCTGGCCGAATCGCTGGACCGCTGGCACGACGTCGAGCGGACGATGACGCTGAACTACTACTCGCCGCTGCGGCTGATCCGCGGGCTGGCGCCGGGCATGATCGCCCGCGGCGAGGGCCACATCATCAACGTCGCGACGTGGGGCGTGTTCAGCGAGGCCTCCCCGCTGTTCGGGGTCTACGTCGCCTCGAAGGCGGCGCTGTCGGCGGTGAGCCGGGTCATCGAGACCGAATGGGCCGACAAGAGCGTGCACTCCTCAACGCTCTACTACCCGCTGGTGAAGACGCCGATGATCGCGCCCACGAGGGAGTACGACCGGGTGCCGGGGCTGAGCCCGCAGGAAGCCGCCGACTGGATGATCGCCGCGGCGCGCCACCGGCCGGTGCGGATCGCGCCCCGGATGGCCGTCACCGCGCGGGCCGTCGACTCGCTGGCGCCGACGTGGTTCAACGCCATCGTCAAGCGGCAGCAGTTCCAGCCGGGGGCCTGA
- a CDS encoding VOC family protein encodes MEILASRMLLRPADYQRSLRFYRDGLGLAIAREYGGGTVFYAGQSLIELAAHGGPDAGGTLWLQVRDIHTAQDELRDRGVEIAREARQEPWGLYEMHVTDPDGVTLIFVQVPDDHPLRRDTRG; translated from the coding sequence ATGGAGATCCTGGCCAGCCGGATGCTGCTGCGGCCGGCGGACTATCAACGGTCGCTGCGGTTCTACCGCGACGGGCTCGGACTCGCCATCGCGCGTGAGTACGGCGGCGGCACGGTCTTCTACGCCGGACAGTCACTGATCGAACTGGCCGCCCACGGCGGCCCCGACGCCGGCGGCACGCTGTGGCTGCAGGTGCGCGACATCCACACCGCGCAGGACGAGTTACGCGACCGCGGCGTCGAGATCGCCAGGGAGGCCCGGCAGGAGCCGTGGGGGCTGTACGAGATGCACGTGACCGACCCCGACGGCGTCACGCTGATCTTCGTGCAGGTGCCCGACGACCATCCGTTGCGCCGGGACACGCGCGGCTGA
- a CDS encoding DUF3349 domain-containing protein, with protein sequence MDKVLTWLRDGYPQGVPPKDYFPLLALLKRSLTEEEVVRAAQSILRSTDSDVVTEDEIRTAVHEVIAKEPNPEEVHQVAARLASVGWPLAAPVR encoded by the coding sequence ATGGACAAGGTGCTCACCTGGCTGCGCGACGGATACCCGCAGGGTGTCCCGCCGAAGGACTACTTTCCGCTGCTGGCACTGCTGAAGCGCTCGCTCACCGAGGAAGAGGTCGTCAGGGCCGCGCAGTCGATCCTGCGCTCGACGGACTCCGACGTGGTCACCGAGGACGAGATCCGCACCGCGGTGCACGAGGTGATCGCCAAGGAACCCAATCCCGAAGAGGTCCATCAGGTCGCCGCGCGGCTGGCGTCGGTCGGGTGGCCGCTGGCCGCACCGGTGCGCTGA
- a CDS encoding inorganic phosphate transporter, producing the protein MSSEWIILVLLIATALAFDFTNGFHDTGNAMATSIATGALKPKTAVTLAGVLNLVGAFLSVEVAVTVTTSVLKIQDSKTGSLLPNIDASTGLTIIFAGLVGGILWNLLTWLFGIPSSSSHALFGGLMGAGLAAIGLAGVNWSGVTQKVLIPAIAAPVIAGLVAGCGTWLIYRITRRVGRKQRESGFRWGQIATASLVALSHGTNDAQKTMGVIALALITTGHLTGDVAEDGLPFWIIASCALAIGLGTYLGGWRVIRTLGKGLVEIESPQGLAAEASSAAIILSSSAAGMALSTTHVATGSILGSGVGKPGAHVRWAVAGRMAVAWLITLPAAGLVGALAFWVSHSVAGMTTQLVGDGLIFLILVGTSFGLWWRAQQQKVDHRNVNADWDASTNSVVPVEVREPVPVAKAKDVAAV; encoded by the coding sequence GTGAGTTCCGAGTGGATCATCTTGGTGCTGCTCATCGCGACAGCACTGGCTTTCGACTTCACCAACGGTTTCCACGACACCGGAAACGCGATGGCCACGTCGATCGCCACCGGCGCGTTGAAGCCCAAGACTGCCGTGACGCTGGCCGGCGTGCTCAACCTGGTCGGCGCGTTCCTCTCGGTGGAAGTGGCCGTCACCGTCACCACCTCGGTGCTCAAGATCCAGGACAGCAAGACCGGATCGCTGCTGCCGAACATCGACGCCTCCACCGGCCTGACCATCATCTTCGCCGGGCTGGTCGGCGGCATCCTGTGGAACCTGCTGACGTGGTTGTTCGGCATCCCGTCGAGTTCGTCGCACGCGCTGTTCGGCGGGCTGATGGGCGCGGGCCTTGCCGCGATCGGGCTGGCGGGCGTCAACTGGTCGGGCGTCACCCAGAAGGTGCTCATCCCCGCGATCGCCGCACCCGTCATCGCCGGTCTGGTCGCCGGATGCGGCACCTGGCTGATCTACCGCATCACCCGAAGGGTGGGACGCAAGCAGCGCGAATCGGGCTTCCGGTGGGGCCAGATCGCCACCGCGTCGCTGGTCGCGCTGTCCCACGGCACCAACGACGCGCAGAAGACCATGGGCGTCATCGCGCTGGCCCTGATCACCACCGGCCACCTGACCGGCGACGTCGCCGAGGACGGTCTGCCGTTCTGGATCATCGCCAGCTGCGCACTGGCCATCGGCCTCGGCACCTACCTCGGAGGTTGGCGGGTCATCCGCACACTCGGCAAGGGTCTGGTCGAGATCGAGTCGCCGCAGGGCCTGGCCGCCGAGGCGTCGTCCGCCGCGATCATCCTCAGCTCCAGCGCCGCGGGGATGGCGCTGTCGACCACGCACGTCGCCACGGGTTCCATCCTCGGCAGCGGTGTCGGCAAGCCGGGTGCGCACGTCCGCTGGGCCGTCGCCGGCCGGATGGCGGTGGCCTGGCTGATCACCCTGCCCGCCGCGGGTCTCGTCGGGGCGCTGGCCTTCTGGGTCTCCCACTCGGTGGCCGGGATGACGACCCAGCTCGTGGGCGACGGCCTGATCTTCCTGATCCTGGTCGGCACGTCGTTCGGTCTGTGGTGGCGCGCCCAGCAGCAGAAGGTCGACCACCGCAACGTCAACGCCGACTGGGACGCCAGCACCAATTCCGTGGTGCCCGTCGAGGTGCGGGAGCCCGTGCCCGTCGCAAAGGCCAAAGACGTCGCGGCCGTCTGA
- a CDS encoding DUF3349 domain-containing protein, whose translation MPNFLAKIVGWITAGYPEGVPGPDRVPLLALLRRRLTDEEVTAVAQTLAERGQWDHVDIAVMITSITDDMPTPADIERVRTRLAGRSWPIDDREPREDT comes from the coding sequence GTGCCCAATTTCCTCGCCAAGATCGTCGGGTGGATCACCGCCGGCTACCCCGAGGGCGTCCCGGGGCCGGACCGGGTACCGCTGCTCGCGCTGCTGCGCCGACGATTGACCGACGAGGAGGTCACGGCGGTGGCGCAGACCCTCGCCGAGCGCGGTCAGTGGGATCACGTCGACATTGCGGTGATGATCACGTCGATCACCGACGACATGCCCACCCCGGCCGACATCGAGCGCGTACGCACCCGGCTCGCGGGCCGCAGTTGGCCCATCGACGACCGCGAACCCCGGGAGGACACATAG
- the menE gene encoding o-succinylbenzoate--CoA ligase: MAGRGPALLPTPADDADHAARLSGALRAGAAIDEDVAVVVPTSGTTGTPKGAMLTAAALTASAHATHARLGAPGRWLLALPAHHIAGLQVLVRSVVAGERPVAIPASFEPPDLVSAVAGMGAGRRYVSLVSVQLDKALRDPAATAALATFDAVLIGGGPMPAGLAEKASAAAVPVVRTYGMSETAGGCVYDGVPLDGVRVRLEGSRVLLGGPTLAKGYRNTVQPDPFAEPGWFRTDDVGALDDGVLRVLGRVDDAVSTGGLTVMPPVVEAVLSRHPAVADCAVFGVADERLGQRVVAAIVLAAGAPAPTVADLRAHVARELDATAAPREVHVVDEVPRRGIGKVDRRALSAQFS; encoded by the coding sequence ATGGCCGGCCGTGGCCCGGCGCTGCTGCCCACTCCGGCCGACGACGCCGACCACGCCGCGCGGTTGTCCGGGGCACTGCGCGCCGGTGCGGCGATCGACGAGGACGTCGCCGTCGTGGTGCCGACCTCGGGGACCACCGGAACCCCAAAGGGGGCGATGCTGACCGCCGCGGCGTTGACGGCGAGCGCGCATGCCACCCATGCGCGATTGGGTGCCCCCGGCCGGTGGTTGCTCGCGCTGCCCGCCCACCACATCGCCGGACTGCAGGTGTTGGTGCGCAGTGTCGTCGCCGGCGAGCGGCCGGTCGCGATACCTGCGAGTTTCGAGCCACCCGACCTCGTGTCGGCGGTGGCGGGTATGGGCGCGGGCCGGCGGTACGTGTCGTTGGTGAGCGTGCAACTGGACAAGGCGCTGCGCGATCCGGCGGCCACCGCGGCGCTCGCCACGTTCGACGCGGTGCTGATCGGCGGCGGCCCGATGCCGGCCGGACTGGCTGAGAAAGCCTCTGCCGCAGCGGTTCCCGTCGTCCGGACATACGGGATGAGCGAGACGGCGGGCGGCTGTGTCTACGACGGGGTGCCGCTGGACGGGGTGCGGGTGCGTCTCGAGGGATCCAGGGTCCTGCTGGGCGGGCCGACGCTGGCCAAGGGCTACCGCAACACGGTGCAGCCGGACCCCTTCGCCGAACCGGGCTGGTTCCGCACCGACGACGTCGGCGCGCTGGACGACGGTGTGTTGCGGGTGCTGGGCCGTGTCGACGACGCCGTCAGCACCGGCGGGCTGACGGTGATGCCCCCTGTCGTCGAGGCGGTGTTGTCCCGCCACCCGGCTGTCGCCGACTGTGCGGTGTTCGGGGTGGCCGACGAGCGACTCGGGCAGCGGGTGGTCGCGGCGATCGTGCTCGCCGCGGGCGCCCCGGCGCCGACGGTGGCGGACCTGCGCGCACACGTCGCGCGCGAATTGGATGCGACCGCCGCACCGCGCGAGGTGCACGTGGTGGACGAGGTGCCGCGAAGGGGGATCGGCAAGGTGGACCGCCGCGCGCTGAGCGCGCAGTTCAGCTAG
- a CDS encoding DUF3140 domain-containing protein, with amino-acid sequence MSRHVEVDDDLWDEFHRVVNMTSRELLDWLRTRSAGEGSEELPDQAGTQTGRHVLDILGKRRGDLTADDEHVMRRVVERVHAERRDDLEPTAGQENWRHRLMTIGHDPLKPPR; translated from the coding sequence ATGAGCCGACACGTCGAGGTCGACGACGATCTGTGGGACGAGTTTCACCGCGTGGTCAACATGACGTCCCGCGAACTGCTCGACTGGTTGCGCACGCGCTCCGCCGGCGAGGGCAGCGAGGAACTGCCCGATCAGGCCGGCACCCAGACGGGCAGGCATGTGCTCGACATCCTCGGCAAACGACGGGGCGACCTGACGGCCGACGACGAGCATGTGATGCGCCGGGTGGTCGAACGCGTCCATGCCGAACGACGCGACGATCTGGAGCCGACGGCCGGGCAGGAGAACTGGCGGCACCGGCTCATGACGATCGGGCACGATCCGCTCAAGCCCCCGCGCTAG
- a CDS encoding pyridoxamine 5'-phosphate oxidase family protein produces the protein MRREITTVEELRAIVGHPNSYVANKVGPRLSSVQQEWLRAASLGFVATVDAQGHLDVSPKGDPAGFVHIIDDRTIAIPERPGNKRVDGYLNVLQRPRVGTVFVIPGRGDTLRINGSATVLADADYFDGMAVRGKRPVLALEIRVEEVFFHCAKAFLRSGAWNPESWTPDAVPSVAQLAKTFKPDLTQAELDEYYSPDNMDKQLY, from the coding sequence ATGCGTCGAGAAATCACGACCGTGGAGGAACTGCGCGCGATCGTCGGCCATCCGAACAGCTACGTGGCGAACAAGGTGGGTCCGCGGCTGTCGTCGGTGCAGCAGGAGTGGTTGCGCGCCGCGTCTCTCGGTTTCGTGGCGACCGTCGACGCGCAGGGCCACCTCGACGTGTCCCCGAAGGGTGATCCGGCCGGCTTCGTCCACATCATCGACGACCGGACGATCGCGATCCCCGAACGGCCCGGCAACAAGCGGGTCGACGGCTACCTCAACGTGTTGCAGCGGCCGCGGGTCGGCACGGTGTTCGTCATCCCCGGCCGCGGCGACACCCTGCGGATCAACGGCAGCGCCACCGTGCTGGCCGACGCCGACTACTTCGACGGCATGGCGGTCAGGGGTAAGCGGCCCGTCCTCGCCCTGGAGATCCGCGTGGAAGAGGTGTTCTTCCACTGCGCTAAGGCTTTTCTGCGTTCCGGCGCGTGGAACCCGGAGTCGTGGACTCCGGATGCCGTGCCGAGCGTCGCGCAGCTGGCCAAGACGTTCAAACCGGATCTGACGCAGGCCGAACTGGACGAGTACTACTCCCCCGACAACATGGACAAGCAGCTGTACTGA